One window from the genome of Heptranchias perlo isolate sHepPer1 chromosome 22, sHepPer1.hap1, whole genome shotgun sequence encodes:
- the percc1 gene encoding protein PERCC1, with the protein MVTVLYVIFTLCSGADTSKNQKRDKKAMAAGVIKNMSDFRLVPTFQLPFLNLSVHQDMDFQETSEEEEELEDDSEERESGSITKCTESENWSPALQSFTPVANSTETTLQLLRFTELINNDIQKYFGRKNKDDDPDACNIYEDRFSSGKSGRELYYADLIRIAQDGDQEEEESHVPLTPPREIDIQALKLICDRESIKKLGPLAELFEYGLHKYMKQTILNRRDSRRQKLDRKYANIIPMHRRRLPSSFWREPISPTPGCILHTSTPDFSDLLANWTSESNGQELQ; encoded by the coding sequence ATGGTTACAGTACTGTATGTAATTTTTACATTGTGTTCAGGGGCTGATACAAGCAAGAACCAGAAGCGAGATAAGAAAGCCATGGCAGCAGGTGTGATCAAGAACATGTCAGATTTTAGACTAGTTCCTACTTTTCAGCTTCCTTTTCTAAATCTCAGTGTTCATCAGGACATGGATTTCCAGGAAACatctgaggaagaggaagagttgGAAGATGACAGCGAAGAGAGAGAATCAGGATCCATCACCAAATGCACTGAAAGTGAAAACTGGAGTCCTGCACTCCAGTCATTCACTCCTGTAGCAAACAGCACTGAAACCACATTGCAGCTACTAAGGTTTACCGAGTTAATCAACAATGATATCCAGAAGTACTTCGGAAGAAAAAATAAAGATGATGATCCTGATGCTTGCAATATTTACGAAGACAGGTTTTCTTCTGGTAAATCAGGCAGAGAGCTGTACTATGCAGATCTAATACGAATTGCACAAGATGGAGACCAAGAAGAGGAGGAATCCCATGTACCTTTAACACCTCCCAGAGAAATAGACATTCAGGCATTGAAGTTAATCTGTGACAGAGAAAGCATTAAAAAACTAGGGCCCCTGGCAGAACTTTTCGAATATGGTTTACACAAGTACATGAAACAAACAATCTTGAACAGGAGAGATAGCAGGAGACAAAAACTGGATAGAAAATATGCCAATATTATCCCAATGCACAGACGAAGGCTTCCTTCATCCTTTTGGAGAgagcccatttctcccacacctggCTGCATCCTTCATACCAGCACACCTGATTTCAGTGATCTTTTAGCCAACTGGACTTCAGAATCAAATGGACAAGAACTCCAATAA